A single Perca flavescens isolate YP-PL-M2 chromosome 2, PFLA_1.0, whole genome shotgun sequence DNA region contains:
- the LOC114545412 gene encoding piggyBac transposable element-derived protein 4-like, whose product MASKPSTEEPFALILESDDDGESGAESFLTDEEMAYQEGFDPAEDFDEQQQSEKPSTSAVGQHASPPASSEGKQPPQNGKDCGHVQPEAEPRSPQHRRILVPRSRRAQGVSRDQSRSRSPLRRQSQPQPVHSVTSWKTETDPDVCPVPKMFMPARPPGHQLNSGTKYSPLDLFKLFFSNSAVQTICQHTNKQAAKDIAKGKRYYWTDINCQEFFKYVGLNFFFALVKLDNIQDYWKKSTIFSVPFPANVMPRDRYRMISWNIHMSDPEKDVENDQKKGTPDYDPLFQLKPLLDTIKTACKAFYHPRRNLSIDKRMVATKAHIGTTQYIKAKPIKWGFKLFVLADSSNGYTWDFAVYTGKSQLASGIGLAYDSVMSLMKTAYLGSGFHLYVDHFYTSPKLFKELLSLNIGACGTYRDTRRECPRTNSNALKKSDPRGSIRWIRDGPLLFVKWMDTREVSVCSTIHEAFSGSTLHKRMKTKDGSWTTKSIPCPTPVVEYNRHMGGVYLSNQLIQCYSVHHNSMRWYRTLFFHFLDIAATNSFLLHKELCREKQEEPMTHRAFLQELTAQLCCVTVVTPPAQAHSGHLPVAISEQTELSKRASYGRRTCVHCRKTKQVRQSTPWKCMECDVALCVIADRNCFRDWHN is encoded by the exons ATGGCATCAAAACCTAGCACAGAAGAACCCTTTGCATTAATCCTGGAAAGTGACGATGATGGGGAGTCAGGAGCAGAGAGTTTTCTCACGGATGAAGAGATGGCTTACCAAGAGGGGTTTGACCCAGCTGAGGATTT TGATGAGCAACAGCAATCTGAAAAGCCTAGCACCTCGGCTGTAGGACAACATGCCAGCCCCCCTGCTTCTTCAGAAGGAAAGCAGCCACCCCAGAATGGGAAAGATTGTGGACATGTGCAGCCTGAAGCAGAACCTCGTTCTCCACAACACCGCCGGATACTGGTACCCAGGTCCAGGCGTGCACAAGGTGTATCAAGAGACCAGTCCAGATCCAGATCTCCACTTCGGAGGCAGTCACAGCCACAGCCAGTACACTCAGTCACATCCTGGAAAACTGAGACTGACCCTGATGTATGTCCAGTGCCAAAAATGTTCATGCCAGCAAGACCTCCTGGACATCAACTGAACTCGGGCACCAAATACTCACCACTGGATCTTTTCAAACTGTTTTTTAGCAATAGTGCAGTTCAAACAATTTGtcaacacacaaataaacaagcTGCTAAAGACATTGCAAAAGGCAAAAGATATTACTGGACTGACATCAACTGCCAGGAGTTTTTCAAGTATGTGGGACTGAATTTCTTCTTTGCTTTGGTGAAACTCGACAATATTCAGGATTACTGGAAAAAGAGCACCATTTTCAGCGTACCATTTCCAGCCAATGTGATGCCACGGGACAGGTACCGGATGATATCTTGGAACATCCACATGAGTGATCCTGAGAAAGATGTGGAGAATGACCAAAAGAAGGGGACACCAGATTATGACCCCCTGTTTCAACTGAAACCCCTTCTGGACACCATCAAAACTGCTTGCAAAGCATTTTACCACCCCAGACGGAATCTTTCAATTGACAAGAGGATGGTGGCTACAAAGGCCCACATTGGAACGACACAATACATAAAAGCGAAGCCGATCAAGTGGGGTTTTAAGCTCTTTGTGTTGGCTGACAGCAGCAATGGCTACACCTGGGACTTTGCTGTGTACACTGGGAAGTCCCAGTTGGCCTCAGGCATTGGCCTTGCATATGACTCTGTCATGTCCCTGATGAAGACGGCATACCTGGGCAGTGGCTTTCATCTATATGTGGATCATTTCTACACCAGTCCAAAACTCTTCAAGGAACTGTTGAGCCTGAATATTGGAGCATGTGGCACGTACAGAGACACCAGAAGAGAATGCCCCCGCACAAACTCAAATGCTCTGAAGAAAAGCGATCCCAGAGGCTCCATCAGGTGGATCCGTGACGGCCCACTACTTTTTGTGAAGTGGATGGACACACGTGAGGTCTCTGTCTGCTCCACAATCCACGAGGCATTCTCTGGAAGCACCCTGCATAAGCGGATGAAAACTAAGGATGGCAGCTGGACCACCAAATCTATTCCATGCCCAACACCTGTTGTGGAATATAACCGGCACATGGGAGGTGTTTATTTGTCCAACCAGCTGATCCAGTGCTATTCTGTACATCACAATAGCATGCGCTGGTACCGGACATTGTTCTTCCACTTCCTGGACATTGCAGCTACAAACAGCTTCCTCCTACACAAGGAgctctgcagagagaagcaggaGGAACCCATGACCCACAGAGCCTTTCTGCAGGAGTTGACAGCCCAGTTGTGCTGCGTCACAGTTGTGACCCCTCCAGCCCAGGCACACAGCGGCCACTTACCCGTGGCAATCTCAGAACAGACTGAATTAAGCAAGAGGGCCTCGTATGGGCGCAGGACTTGCGTACACTGCAGGAAGACCAAGCAGGTGAGGCAGTCTACCCCCTGGAAATGCATGGAGTGTGACGTGGCCCTGTGCGTCATTGCAGACAGAAACTGCTTTCGGGACTGGCACAACTAA
- the LOC114569797 gene encoding CD276 antigen-like isoform X1: protein MASIGILLFFTAIYIRTGNTNAGFVNVECQAEKVGQYGQQSLLQCVVKTTQDVVNPEIRVVTWTNETDHPLLVFHKGTSKPQQGYSFAEPSWNKRNMNVSLLITNTAVEHEGVYKCTVMTDSGDGEGSTSLKVTAKYNKPTIHSNPENITLNTNVTLMCNSDGGYPKGQLRWFNENNTESTNSSPMEAKQTESGLFNLSSNLSLLKGSIFTNYTCKVFNASGDKEEEATFEVQNPIPATQTEEELGPASKIVAPVVVIGSLIVGLLLALLIYRMRSQQARRHSTTPLMSDHRELPICDYDDGDHQERDKTCQVSPV, encoded by the exons ATGGCCTCAATCGGTATCCTCCTTTTTTTCACTGCCATCTACATCAGAACAGGAAATACAAACGCAG GTTTTGTAAATGTGGAATGCCAGGCTGAAAAGGTGGGACAGTATGGCCAGCAGTCACTGCTGCAGTGTGTTGTCAAAACCACACAAGACGTGGTAAACCCAGAAATCCGGGTGGTCACTTGGACGAACGAGACCGATCATCCCTTACTGGTTTTTCACAAAGGGACAAGTAAACCCCAGCAAGGCTATTCTTTTGCTGAGCCATCCTGGAATAAAAGAAACATGAACGTATCCCTGCTCATCACCAACACTGCTGTAGAGCACGAGGGAGTTTATAAATGTACGGTGATGACAGACAGCGGCGACGGCGAGGGCAGCACCAGCCTTAAGGTCACAG ccaaatacaacaaaccaacTATCCACTCCAACCCTGAGAACATAACTCTTAATACAAATGTTACCCTGATGTGCAATTCTGATGGTGGCTACCCAAAAGGTCAACTTCGCTGGTTCAATGAGAACAACACAGAGTCGACAAACAGCTCTCCAATGGAGGCAAAGCAGACAGAAAGTGGTCTGTTTAACCTCTCTAGCAATCTGTCTTTGCTGAAAGGATCCATTTTCACCAACTACACCTGCAAAGTGTTCAATGCCAGtggagacaaagaggaagagGCCACATTTGAAGTACAAAATCCCATACCAG CGACACAGACGGAGGAAGAGTTGGGTCCAGCCTCCAAAATAGTTGCTCCTGTGGTGGTCATCGGATCTCTGATCGTAGGGTTGCTGTTGGCGCTGCTGATCTATAGAATGCGATCTCAAC AGGCGCGGAGACACTCCACAACACCCCTTATGA GTGACCATCGTGAGCTCCCTATATGCGATTACGATGACG GTGATCATCAGGAGAGGGATAAAACATGCCAAGTCAGCCCGGTCTGA
- the LOC114572338 gene encoding uncharacterized protein LOC114572338 — protein MKHLCWSTLLLCVFANAENNAVWQEAGKNVTLKCSSAGCPSSIEGYDGMYLYHSRDQDHKQQKEVLYYHPYPGATDKITPRIGYTGRIETKGSLLNHNITISNLTVNDSGFYSCVYIKNIHVPCSTYTLFISGVVPCSTAAAEVSRVPVNEKSLPLVLIIIAACTVSTLVIVMLILLIVPRVKRWTSRRRTRTRSVSQVSSDYVYEVMNGFLRAQKQQSPPNP, from the exons ATGAAGCACCTCTGTTGGTCCACACTGTTGCTCTGTGTTTTTGCCAATGCAG AGAACAATGCAGTGTGGCAAGAGGCTGGCAAGAACGTCACCTTAAAGTGTTCCTCCGCTGGATGTCCCAGCAGCATTGAAGGGTATGATGGGATGTATCTGTATCACAGTCGAGATCAAGATCATAAGCAGCAGAAAGAGGTGCTTTACTATCACCCCTATCCAGGAGCAACTGACAAAATAACCCCGCGAATTGGATACACAGGCAGGATTGAGACAAAAGGATCACTGTTGAACCACAACATCACCATCAGCAACCTGACCGTGAACGACTCTGGTTTCTACAGTTGTGTCTAcatcaaaaatattcatgtccCATGCAGCACCTACACACTTTTCATAAGCG GAGTGGTACCATgttccacagcagcagcagaagtgTCTCGTGTCCCTGTCAATGAGAAAAGTCTACCTCTGGTCCTAATCATTATCGCCGCCTGCACCGTCAGCACCCTAGTAATTGTGATGTTGATCCTGCTGATAGTCCCGAGG GTGAAACGATGGACTagcagaagaagaacaagaacaagaagtGTTTCGCAAGTCTCCAGTGATTATGTGTATGAAGTTATGAACGGCTTTCTCCGTGCTCAAAAGCAGCAGTCGCCGCCAAACCCGTAG
- the LOC114569797 gene encoding CD276 antigen-like isoform X2, which translates to MASIGILLFFTAIYIRTGNTNAGFVNVECQAEKVGQYGQQSLLQCVVKTTQDVVNPEIRVVTWTNETDHPLLVFHKGTSKPQQGYSFAEPSWNKRNMNVSLLITNTAVEHEGVYKCTVMTDSGDGEGSTSLKVTAKYNKPTIHSNPENITLNTNVTLMCNSDGGYPKGQLRWFNENNTESTNSSPMEAKQTESGLFNLSSNLSLLKGSIFTNYTCKVFNASGDKEEEATFEVQNPIPATQTEEELGPASKIVAPVVVIGSLIVGLLLALLIYRMRSQRDHRELPICDYDDGDHQERDKTCQVSPV; encoded by the exons ATGGCCTCAATCGGTATCCTCCTTTTTTTCACTGCCATCTACATCAGAACAGGAAATACAAACGCAG GTTTTGTAAATGTGGAATGCCAGGCTGAAAAGGTGGGACAGTATGGCCAGCAGTCACTGCTGCAGTGTGTTGTCAAAACCACACAAGACGTGGTAAACCCAGAAATCCGGGTGGTCACTTGGACGAACGAGACCGATCATCCCTTACTGGTTTTTCACAAAGGGACAAGTAAACCCCAGCAAGGCTATTCTTTTGCTGAGCCATCCTGGAATAAAAGAAACATGAACGTATCCCTGCTCATCACCAACACTGCTGTAGAGCACGAGGGAGTTTATAAATGTACGGTGATGACAGACAGCGGCGACGGCGAGGGCAGCACCAGCCTTAAGGTCACAG ccaaatacaacaaaccaacTATCCACTCCAACCCTGAGAACATAACTCTTAATACAAATGTTACCCTGATGTGCAATTCTGATGGTGGCTACCCAAAAGGTCAACTTCGCTGGTTCAATGAGAACAACACAGAGTCGACAAACAGCTCTCCAATGGAGGCAAAGCAGACAGAAAGTGGTCTGTTTAACCTCTCTAGCAATCTGTCTTTGCTGAAAGGATCCATTTTCACCAACTACACCTGCAAAGTGTTCAATGCCAGtggagacaaagaggaagagGCCACATTTGAAGTACAAAATCCCATACCAG CGACACAGACGGAGGAAGAGTTGGGTCCAGCCTCCAAAATAGTTGCTCCTGTGGTGGTCATCGGATCTCTGATCGTAGGGTTGCTGTTGGCGCTGCTGATCTATAGAATGCGATCTCAAC GTGACCATCGTGAGCTCCCTATATGCGATTACGATGACG GTGATCATCAGGAGAGGGATAAAACATGCCAAGTCAGCCCGGTCTGA